GTGGCTCGGTGTGATCGGGATCATCCTGTTCGTCGGCACCGTGCTCTTCGGCATCATCCGCGGACAGCTGAGCCGCCGAACCTGAGCGCGCGACACCGCGGCGGCAGCGCGAGCGAAAAGCGTTGAGCCGCCCTCCACTGCGCCAGGCACTCGCACAGGCGAGCGTGAAAAGATAGGAGTTCGCTCCGCCTTGAAGAAGGCGCACCACAGTCAAGGAGGGGCGCCCATGCCGACATGGTGGGAACACCTGATCCACGTCGCGACCGGCCGGTCACGTCGTCACGTCGATCTTCCCGATCTTCGTCACCTGCCCTCGCGGCGGGTCGCGCTCGAGCGCACGCACTACGTCGTGAACGATCCCGAGCGGCATCATCGCCGTCAGCGGTTATACGTCCTCCGTCACGAGGCCGACCGCCGCTCGCGCCGTCCCGCGCGGGTCGCGGTCTTCTCGAACGGGCGCGACGTGGGGTATCTGCCGTCACGTGTGGCGGCGACGGTCGCCCCGCATCTCGATACGCTCGGGGGCGCCGCGGTCGTCAACGGCGCGGGGCCGGCGACCGACAGCATCCGACTTCGGGTGGATCTGCCCACCGATGCCGCCCTTGCCGACTTCACCGAAACCCGCGCTCAGGACAGGGAGACGTCGATGACGCACATCACCTGGCAGGGACTCGAGGCCGCGAGCACCGAGACCTGCACCGTCCAGTTCGACGACTCCGGCATGACCGCCGTCGGCGTCGTCGACATCGACGGCGACCGCCTCGAGTACCGGGTGGTGGCCGACGCCTCGGGGCAGTTCCGCACCGCTGACCTCGCGGTCGGTGGGCGCACCCTGAGCCTGTCGTTCTCCGACGGTCGGTGGCTCGTGAACGGTGAGCACCGCGGCGACCTCGCCGGGGCGACCGAGATCGATATCCAGGCGACGCCCCTGACCAACACACTGCCCATCCGTCGGCTGGGTCTCGCGGTCGGTGAGAGCGCTG
The Microbacterium sp. SLBN-154 DNA segment above includes these coding regions:
- a CDS encoding putative glycolipid-binding domain-containing protein, whose protein sequence is MPTWWEHLIHVATGRSRRHVDLPDLRHLPSRRVALERTHYVVNDPERHHRRQRLYVLRHEADRRSRRPARVAVFSNGRDVGYLPSRVAATVAPHLDTLGGAAVVNGAGPATDSIRLRVDLPTDAALADFTETRAQDRETSMTHITWQGLEAASTETCTVQFDDSGMTAVGVVDIDGDRLEYRVVADASGQFRTADLAVGGRTLSLSFSDGRWLVNGEHRGDLAGATEIDIQATPLTNTLPIRRLGLAVGESADIDTAWIAVPALTVVRDPQRYTRLDERQWLYESRDSDFRAILTVDDEGLVLDYPGLFRSIR